The Plasmodium yoelii strain 17X genome assembly, chromosome: 8 DNA window ATGGTGAtcgatatattttatgatatttgtATATTGATATACAATTGTTAACAAGTTTTATGACAATAATAAAGTACGaaacataaatttttaacgtaaaaaaaatgatcgAACTAATATAAAGGGCAATCATAGAGAAAATGTAGTTGAATTATAGCATTGATTAATTGATTTCTTCACAAAATTGAATacattgaatatattttaattcaaaCGGAAGGAGAAATTACATACTaaacaataattttttaagcGGTCAAAATATTGTGATGGTAATTTAAATAGGGACTACATATaaagataaattaatttGATTAAAATATCGATTACAATATTAAAGTGTTGAAAGAGTTATACTTGTGGTATACTGGTGTTTACTCGATCAAATGCGTTGTGCTATGCTTAGGATATTTGTATATGCAAGTCCTCTCTCTTTTTTATCGTTGGCAAAGTCGGTAGAATTGCCAGAATCATAAATCtacgaaaaaaatggaaaataaaatatgtgaaTATTTTGTGTGtgaatatcataaaatatatgaattataaagtatattttcaataaatgttaaaatgagaaaaaaatgattattttttgatattgctTACAGCATTGATATAAGTAACATCAACTTTATCTTTGTCCCCTGTTTTAATTACAAATCCAGCTATGTTAGTATCCAATTTGGCTAATGCTTCCTCAGCATCAATGTCAGTTTGGATTGGTTGTGTACTTACTAACATTTCTTTTATATCagttttatcatcattttgaCCGAGATAATTTAGAGCTCTTGAAGGACAAAGAATTATAATTGTGTCACTTGAATGCTACAAAATGaatggataaaaaaatatatgtattgtgTAAATgaatgtataataatatgaataatgaaaaaaaaattgggtTACTTTATAATTTGCGGCTaaagcatatttttttatgaggGGTGTATAATTAGGATCTGTGTTAAGTTTTTCAAGCATGACTAAATATTTGGAGTATACACGAACAGGATTTCCTAAAAAGATGATTATTTTGGAGATATAAATGAAAGATGCGTAAATAGTGATAAGGAGATATTAAATTgattgattattttttatgtaccaTTAATAAACTTGCCACCAGAGTTGTTGTTATCATCGAAATCCCAGAGGTCCTTTAATAAGTTAGAGtactaatgaaaaaaaaaatatggatatatataataatgattatttaatttgaagTTATTTTTACATGTTAAATATTGTTTGGTATTTGATACGTTAGAGGTAGATGGGATCGTAAGATGAAGCCTTCCAATATccatatttccaattttctTAGAATATATAGTTTTGTCTCCATTTTCTGTAGAATAGGACGAATAATCGTCTATACCAGTCTTGgaaagttttattaaaagttCTGAAGCTTCCATTATATGATTTATTgctaataaaatttcatcaAGGTCTGTGCATATCAAGTTTGTGGATTCCTCAAATCTTTGATTCGAAATATTATTGGTGAAAGTGAGATTATTTTAATGggtaaaaaaagagaaagaaatgaatttataaatgggatttagaatatttaatgattatggatatttatattatatgtatatatttctcGACATTTTCATACACTGTTTTTTGGGGTTCGGGGTTGGCCTTAGTAACATCTGAAGGCTGTTCGCTTGCAAATGCTACATTCTGCGTATATCCTACGAGACTTAAAAGTACCAAAGCAATCTTAATATATCCTTTACTCATTTTTGGATTTGATAAGTAAAAAATTTTAGAAAGTGTAAAAATAGGTTATATAAGTAGGTTTGAAATGGAAGGAAAAGAATGTGCAcggaatttataaaaaattaatacttaaaaataaaaaataaatttatataattaattaaacGAGAGATTATTTAAATGtgaaattattaaatgtgaaattattaaatgtgaaattattaaatgtgaaattatttaaatgggaaattatttaaattaactCATTGCAATGGAAGAAAAATAGCACACACAAATTATAAAGCAcacaaaatattatgattttAAGGGATCAGGGCTCatggttatattgaattatattatcataatacgttcattttattaatattttatttaatgaaat harbors:
- a CDS encoding fam-a protein, encoding MSKGYIKIALVLLSLVGYTQNVAFASEQPSDVTKANPEPQKTVFEESTNLICTDLDEILLAINHIMEASELLIKLSKTGIDDYSSYSTENGDKTIYSKKIGNMDIGRLHLTIPSTSNYSNLLKDLWDFDDNNNSGGKFINGNPVRVYSKYLVMLEKLNTDPNYTPLIKKYALAANYKHSSDTIIILCPSRALNYLGQNDDKTDIKEMLVSTQPIQTDIDAEEALAKLDTNIAGFVIKTGDKDKVDVTYINAIYDSGNSTDFANDKKERGLAYTNILSIAQRI